AGGACGTGCGCGGCAAGACAATACTGAATTCGGCGCCCTGTTCGGTGTTGCGGCATTCGAGTTTTCCGCGCATGCTTTTTTCGACAATCATGCGCGCCATGTACAAACCGGTTCCCGTCCCTTTTTCCCCCTTGGTGGTGTAATACGGGTCAAAGATATGCGGCAGATGGGCACTATCGATACCGCCACCGTTATCTTCAAAGGCAATGCGGATAGATTCATCGTCGTGTGTGATAGACACCTTCAGCCAATATTCCCGCGTGGCGCTGTCGTGTTTTTGTTTTTCTAGCAGCGCGTAGCGCGCGTTGCTCATAAAATTGATGGCGACCTGCTGAAATTCATTTTCATAATTTTCAATAAAAATGGCCTCAGGGTCTTCCACTGTCAGTATAATGTTATCAATTTTCAGATCGCTAAAGAGCATTCTCGCAATCGCTTGCACGGACTCGGCGGGGGAAAAGCGCTGCCATATTTTAGTCGGACTGAAAAACCGACGAAAGTCGTCAATGGTACGCGATAAAAATTCAGTCACACTTTGCCCTCGCGAGCATGCGTACACAATTTCCTCTACGTCGGGCGGAGTGGAGTTAGCCGCATCGAGTGCCAACGCCATCATCGAATGGAGCCCAGTTAAGGGTTGACGCCATTGATGCGCGATCGAGTTCACCATATCGCCGAGGGCGGCCATTTTACTTTGCTGAATCAACAGGTGATCTTTATCGCGCAAGGATTTCACTTGGGCTTGCACTTCGTTTTTGAGCGAGGCATTCAGCGCGGCCATTCGTTCTTGCAGGGCAATTTGTTCGGTAATATCCGTGAGTGTGCCAATAATAAACGGCTCAATATTCGCTTTGCCTTCCTGACAGATGGCCATACCCAGCACCCAGCGTGGAGTGCCTGAGGTTTGAATAATCCGAAAAACGTGATGGAACGGCTCGTTGGAGTCCAGCATACCCTGCCATTGCGCACGCGTGGCAGGAGCATCATCAGGATGGATTTGCTCCATCCAATCGGACTGCAAGAGCTGCGAGAGGGATTTTTCGACGATTTCCACCATTTTGCGGTTGGCATATTCGAGCTTGCCCGCAATATTTGTCAGGAAAATGCCGATGGGCGATATTTTGGCGAGAATTTTAAATTTAGTGAGGCTCTCTTCGAGTTCCCGCGCGGTGAGCTGGACTTTTTCTTCTATCGTGCGGTGGTATTCTTCGAGCTCGCGGTGAATAGCGTATTCACGCAAAATACTGCGGACAATATGCTGCAACTCATGCGAATCCCATGGTTTGGCAATATATTTACGTAGGTTAGCGTGGTTGAGCGCGGCGCCAATTTCGTTAACATCGGCTTGCCCGGTGAGCATCATCGTCAATGTTTCGGGTGACTTTTCGTGAATCAGCACGAGCAGCTCCACCCCCTTCATGCCGGGCATAATCTGGTCGCTGATGACCAAGGGAACTTCGGCTCCTTCAGCGATAAGTTCTTCAAACAACTCTAACGCTTCTTCGCCCGTCTCGGCCATTTCCAAGCGATACCCAGCGGCTAAAAGCGGGCGCAGTTCTTCGCGCAGGCTGTTCAGGACAAGGTGTTCATCGTCAACGCACAAAATCACCTGCTCTTTTTTACCCATGACGAATCCCTTCACGGATGATGGTGATGAGCTCTTCGGCTTTCCACGGTTTTGCGATAAACTTTTGCAACTGCACCTTTTCATGCAGCATTTTAATGGAACTTTCGTCAGCTTGACCCGACAGAATAATTTTTGCCACTTGCGGCATTCGCTGGTGAATTTCCAGCAACAACTCGTCGCCTTTCATGCCCGGCATCAGCCAGTCAGAAATGACGACCAGCATACTGACCGATTCGCTTTGTAAGTCGTCAATAATCTCTAACGCTTCATCGGCGCTGAGCGCGAGTTCAATAATGTACTCTTTGCCAAACTCCTGCCCCAGCTGGTTTTTCAGAGATTCGAGAATAATTCTTTCATCGTCAACACACAGGATGGCACCTTTATACATGAGTCACCTTTTTCTGTACGGGAAGAAAGACGATGAACGTCGTCCCTTCATTTGGGGCACTGGTAAATGTCACCGTCCCTCCATGTTTTTCTACAATCTTACGGACGATATCAAGCCCTAAGCCGCTCCCTTCGCCCGCCGATTTGGTGGTAAAAAACGGCTCAAAAATTTTCGTTGCTATGGTTTCTGGAATGCCGGAACCTGAATCGGCAATTTCAACACGTTGCCCAGCTTCCTGTACCCGCAGTGCGATGCGCAGTCGACCGCGATATTCCATGGCCTGCAGTGCATTATGGATAATATTCGTCCACACTTGGTTCAGCTCATCGTGACAGGCCAGAATTTGCGGCGCTTCGTCATAGTCGCGATGGAGTTCAATATTATGCTTAATTTGGTTCTGATAGAGGGTGAGTACGGTTTCCAGCCCATCCTTCAGGGAGCCGAGGGTCATTTCGCCACCATAATTATGACGGGCATACGATTTGAGGGCAAACACGATTTTGGATGCTTTTTTGACCGCATCCATGATCGTTCCGGCGCTAGCAAAGATAACCGAGAGCGCTCCAGCGGT
This genomic interval from Chrysiogenes arsenatis DSM 11915 contains the following:
- a CDS encoding response regulator yields the protein MGKKEQVILCVDDEHLVLNSLREELRPLLAAGYRLEMAETGEEALELFEELIAEGAEVPLVISDQIMPGMKGVELLVLIHEKSPETLTMMLTGQADVNEIGAALNHANLRKYIAKPWDSHELQHIVRSILREYAIHRELEEYHRTIEEKVQLTARELEESLTKFKILAKISPIGIFLTNIAGKLEYANRKMVEIVEKSLSQLLQSDWMEQIHPDDAPATRAQWQGMLDSNEPFHHVFRIIQTSGTPRWVLGMAICQEGKANIEPFIIGTLTDITEQIALQERMAALNASLKNEVQAQVKSLRDKDHLLIQQSKMAALGDMVNSIAHQWRQPLTGLHSMMALALDAANSTPPDVEEIVYACSRGQSVTEFLSRTIDDFRRFFSPTKIWQRFSPAESVQAIARMLFSDLKIDNIILTVEDPEAIFIENYENEFQQVAINFMSNARYALLEKQKHDSATREYWLKVSITHDDESIRIAFEDNGGGIDSAHLPHIFDPYYTTKGEKGTGTGLYMARMIVEKSMRGKLECRNTEQGAEFSIVLPRTSS
- a CDS encoding response regulator; translated protein: MYKGAILCVDDERIILESLKNQLGQEFGKEYIIELALSADEALEIIDDLQSESVSMLVVISDWLMPGMKGDELLLEIHQRMPQVAKIILSGQADESSIKMLHEKVQLQKFIAKPWKAEELITIIREGIRHG